ATGCCAGAGCGAGGGTTAGATGGCATCCTTTATAACACAGCGGTTCTAGTTGGTCCAGAAGGCTATATCGGAAAATGGAGGAAGCACGCCCTGCCAGGTCATGCAACGGACAGGATAGGATCTGGAGCATTCCCGGATCGCCGTTTCTTTAAGAGGGGAACACAATCGCCTGTTTTTGACACAGCACTCGGACGAATTGGATTATTAATTTGTTACGATATTTTTTACCCTGAGTTAGTACGATTACTGACATTGAAGGGATGCGACTTGATTGTTGGAATTTCAGGATCTCCTTCATTTGAAAGAAACATATTTGAGCCGATAGTGAAGGCGAGGGCAATGGAAAATACGATTTGGTTTGCCTATACAAATTTGGTTGGAACGGAAGGAGATACGGAATATTGGGGAGGCGGTTGCTTAATTGCACCCGGGGATAGAGATACAAAAGTGCCCGGTACAATATTAGCAAAAGCTCCATATACAGGGGAAGGAATAACCATCGGAGAAGTGGATCTAACCCTGACATCACAATTTAGACCGTTATTTCCCGTTCTTCGTGATTTAGAAACGGAGATGTACCGTCAACTGTTAACTGTTCATGATAGAATTCATGGGTAAAAATGATATATGTGGAATGAATAAGAAAGTTTGTGATGAAAGGTTCCTGGAGTTGATCAGGGGCCTTTTTTGTGTTCAGGTACAACAATCAAAACACATGTTGTCACAAATTCTGACTAAAGGATGAAATCTAAAAAAATATCTTAAAATAGTGTTTTTTATTTGTATTTTCGATATAATTTAGTACTAAGGGGGAATCAATGTGATCTTTAGCAAACTCCAAGTTCAGGTCAAAAAACAATTCGACGTATATACAGTTGATCAACTTGTTCGAATTGCTAGTAGATTCCAATCGGATATTCATTTAGAGTACAATGGAAAACAGGTTGATGCCAAAAGTATTATGGGTATTTTTACTTTATTGATCGCCGTAGGATCAACAGTTGTAATCTCCGCAATGGGCAATGATTATCAGCAAGCTCTTGAAGCCATTTCAGCCTATATAACACAACCACCAAACGCATAGTGTCTGGTGGTTTTCCTTTGATTCATCCAAACCATGTTCATCAGTAAACGTTTATTTTGCTGCCTATTTATGATTCAAATCCACCGCGGTATCTTTCAGTATTTCCAATCGTTGTTCCTTCTTCAATTGACGTTTTATTTTCGATATGGTAATCGGATGAATCCCGGTTAATTGAGCCAATTGTTTCTGATTCAATTTGTTTTGTTGTATTAATTTGGCAACGCGTAAAAGAATCACATTGACCCCTCCCTCTATAGATAGATAGTAAGTATATTTTTGCTGGTTTATGGAGTGGTATCACAGTCTATTATAACGTATTAACTCTTTGATGTTAACGGTTTCATAAAAAAGTCACAAAATAGACACATGGCTGGGGTAGATGTACAGTTCGCCCAGCGTGAATGGAATGACCGTTTACAAGCTGAGCTGGAAAAATTGAAGGCGGAGTAAAATTCGTTAATGCGAAGTAAATCGAGGGAGTAGGAGGGCAACGGGTGAATACTCTCCTACTCTTCATACGACTATATGTACCGTTCGGTATACAGTGGTTTATGTTGTGCTACATATTCATCATACTTTTCGACTAAACTTGCAACTAAGGATTCACCGAAAAGCTTGGCAAAGCCAAATTTTCTTAAAGAGGATGTTCAAAAAGTAGTCAAAACTCCACGGCGGCTTGCTTTGCCGAATCCCAAAACGTCTTACTCATGTACCAAACACGTACACTCCGTCGCCTTTTCGTGCTTCGGCTTCGCACTCCTTGTGTCTTACTTAACCACTTTTTGAACACGCACTTAAAGAAAGAAAAATAAAAAAATAGGGACATCTTACGATGCGCCAACTGTGCCAATTTATATGAAAAGAGAGTCAAAGTGGTTAACGAAATAGTACAGGTATAATGTTACATGTTTGCTACGTTTCAATGTAAATTTTGGGAACGCCGAAAACGGTATTGGTTCCATTGAAAACGAATGAAACACCCTACACAAAAGCCGAGTATTGCAATGAATGCTGCTAATGCAACCATTACAGAAAACACATAACCAATAGCGATCCAGCCTACTTCAAAACTAACCAAACTTACCAGAAGGCATATGGTGGCGATCATTTGATTGAATTTTTGTTGGTCGCGATCCTCCGGAATATATGCAGATGATGGTTTGCGTAAAAACAATTTAGCAAAACGCATAACGGGGTTGAAATCAAATAGCAGGCCGAGTATACCCGCTAAAAGTGGCAAGGCAAGAATCCAGGTGATATGGGATACCCATGCAGAGATAACGGAAATAACAATAAACCACTGATTCGTTCGAACAAGGGGACGAGGAATGAAATTTGATTTACTCACAATCAATACCTTACTTTCTCAATTGGATTAGTAAGTTTATTATGGTACTATTTATTCCGTTTCGTCAAGTTTTGTTATACGCTACTGCCTATTTTTATTCAAAAATAAAAGACGCGCCAGTTACGCATCTGGAACGCCTCAAGCGGATTGTCTATACTGAATATGACCATGTAAAAGATACAATAATCCATACATAAACTCTCAAATGTACAATGTCGATTGAGAGGCAAATAATTTAGAATGAAAATTTTGTTGATCTATGTCGTATTATGTACTATTATACTTTACATATGATCATCTATACTTTACATATGATCATCTATACTTTACATATGATCATCTGCATGACAGCCAATCAAATGTTTACAGATTTTTTGAATGCCCACATCTTCATTTGTTTGTGTGTGATGTAAAATGTTGTTGATATACCGTGATATCAAGGATTATAAGGTATTCGGTCTCGTTATATAAATCATTCACGTAATAGTTATAATACAATATTTATTGATAAAGGCAAAACCTGGGAAACTTGGTGGCGCAAAGCTATAGGGACTTCTTTCTTTTTGAAATGTCAGCCAGCTACCGTCCTCAATAACTTATGGTTTTTACCATGGGTTTTTTATTTTGTTTATTTACGTCTGTTTATGTAAATCAGAATCTTTTTTCTGAATATCTTCCCTTCCATACTACTTCATGATTCTTTCCTGCCATATATCAGAGAAGATTATCCAGAAGTTGAATATCTCTAACAACCACTTGTATCAGAAAGTATCGAGACCGGAACAGATATGGCAAAGTTTAAAAAATTGTTTCGGGGATTAAGGAAATGGGGATCTGAAATTATACTCGATGATATCGGGAATGGATTTTCATGGTTTCAAGATGCAGTAGACTCTACGATTCATATGTTTGCAAGAATAACACGGAAAGTGTGAAGTTTTACTTTCAATAATATTTTGAAACAATCTGAAGGGGAGAAATAGGATGAGAAAAAAGTTAATCGTATTACTTGCGTTTTTTAGTATTTTACCAATTCTTTTTATTTCTATTTATAGTTTTTCCGTGAATAACCGGCAAATACAGACCGATGCAAATCAAATTAGCATGGACAATGTAAAAGCTGTTCAATCCGAAATAGATGCTTGGATCAATCAAGATTTTGACTTGCTGCATGTATTGGCGCAAAACCCCGATATTTATAACTATCCTAAAGATCATAACAACTCAAAGAATATTAAAACATTACTTGTGTCAATTGCAAAAGTACATTCGGAATTAGAAGTTATAGCTTATGAGAATTTAGATGGAAAGCAACTTTTCAGAAGTGACTTAAATAAATTTGTAAATTTGAAGGACCGAGCTTATTTTCAACAAGTGCTTAAAACGGGAAAGCCGGCCGTATCCGACATAATTCACGCCAAAGCGACCGGTCATGCTGCAATTGTGCTTGCACAACCTGTTTTTGACAGCAATAACAAAATAAACGGCATTGTTACAGCTACATTAGATCTTTCATCCTTGAATCAATTTGTTAAACAGTTTTCCAAGAATCAAAATATCGCTTATATCGTCGGCCGTGATGGAAAAATACTCGCCCATCCGGATTCGTCCATGTCTGGAAAAGACCTAAGCAAGACAAGCTATATTCAACAGGCATTAAAAGGCACGAGTGGAACGGATGTCATAGTGGATAACGGGATCAAGATGATGATTGCATTTACATCCGATCCGCTGACCGGATGGATCATTTGTAACGAAAAGCCTTATAGCGTCGTAATGGCCCAAAACACTGCGCTTGAACGAAATAGTTTTCTTGTTGTCATTGTAACTTTACTTTTAGCGATTGGATTAGGATATTATTTTTCTAACCGAATCACCAAACCTATTCGCAAGCTAGTCGAAATTTTGAAAGAGGTAGCCGACGGCAATCTTACTTTGCAAGTTGCTATTCATAATAGAGATGAAATCGGTCAACTTGCCCAAAGTTTTAATCAGATGACTCACAATTTACGCGAGTTAATCCAGCAAGTTCGGATAAGTGCGGAGCAGGTCGCTGCATCTTCGGAAGAGTTGCTGGCAAGCTCAGAGCAATCCACCCAAGCCTCCGAACAAATTGCATCTTCCATTCAAGAGGTGGCATTAGGAAGTGGACAACAAGCATCTGATATGGAGAAAGCCGCTCAAACCGTGAATGAAATGGCATCAGGAGTACAACAAATTGCTGTAAGTTCCCAAACCGTATCTACATCATCGATCCAAGCATCTGAAGCATCGAAGAAAGGAAATGAGGCAATACGTAAATCCCTTGATCAAATGAATCATATCCATGTGACTGTAAAAGATGTTGCCAAATCCATCAAAGAATTAGGAGATCATGCGCAAAACATTGGAAAAATCGTGGAAGCCATTACAGGCATCGCAAGTCAAACGAATCTGCTGGCTTTAAATGCAGCTATTGAAGCCGCTCGGGCTGGTGAACATGGGCGTGGATTTGCGGTCGTTGCGGATGAGGTTCGGAAGCTGGCAGAAGAGTCCTCCAAATCAGCAAAGCAAATTGCTGATTATATTGCGACAATTCAAGAAGGGATTCACCAAGCTGTTCAATCTATGGAAGTCGGTACAAAAGAAGTCGATCAAGGAATTGAAGTTGTAGATTTAGCCAAACAATCTTTTGAAAAAATCGAACAATCCATTGAAGAAGTGTCACAACAGATTAAAGAAACTTCAGCTGCAACAGAACAGCTATCTGCAAGTACTGAAGAAATTGTACGTGTGATGGATCAAATTGCAGGAATTGCGGAATCATCAGTAGGGACAACACAAAATGTATCAGCCGCAACCGAAGAACAATTGGCTTCTATGGAAGAAATCTCGGCATCTGCCAGCTCATTGGCAAAGATGGCGGAAGGATTGCAAGAACTCATTAGTAAATTTAAAGTATGAGGTGATCCCTCATTTGGTGGTTACTTTATACCTTTCTTTTATTGGGGTGGAATTATTACACATCAAATGGGCAGATGAAACCACAATGGTGTCGTGCTTGAAATTAGAAACTCAATCTGTAAAAATAACATTTAGCCAGTGTCTTATTTTTATTACGAAAGCCATTTTTATTGGTACGTGATTTCTTAGGACTCATATGGGGAACAAGCAAGTTTCACATAGTTTATGCAATGTAAATAATATTGAAGTATTCAAAAGGGGGAACTCGACTGGTGGAACGAAAACCTACCATTAAAGACATCGCAAAACTTGCGGGAGTTACCCCTGCGACAGTATCGTATGTTCTCAACGGAAACAACCGCGTTAGTGAGGAAACGAGAAAGCGCGTATTGTCAGTGGTCCGGCAGTTAAATTACAGACCCAATATGTCGGCGCGCGCTTTGGTTAGGAATCGATCTTACAGAATCGGTTTGTTTATCCCCATGTCTCCACGCGCATTTTTGGACCCGTTTTTCGCGGAACTTCTCAGAGGATTGACGGAAGTGGCCCTGGCATACAGATATGTAGCATCCATTATTTATGCGAATGGATTGAGGGAAGTCGAATCTCTTCATATTCGTGAACTCGTGGATGGATTGGTGATCACTGAGATCAAGATGCATGATGAATACATACGGTACTTTTACGATAAAAAAATACCGTTTGTCTCCCTCGGGAGAGGAAGCCATAAACATTTCGAGGACTACGTTGTTGCTGACGCAAAAAAAGGGATTCGGGAGGCCATGAAATACTTATACAGATTGGGGCACAGACGTATTGGGATGGTTCTCGGGCCGCTTGGCTATGAGTATATACAAGAGAGATATCGGTTCTTCCGAGAGGTTCAGGAAGAATTGGGTTTAAGCTTTAGTTCGCAATACATTGCGACAGGCGCCAATAGTCAAGAAGGAGGTAAAGAAGGCGCGCGAAGAATTATGTTGCGCTCGACAGTAAAGCCAACCGCAATATTGGCGTCTACAGATATTATGGCCGTTGGCGTCATTGAATTTTTGCAGAGCGTGGGGTACCAAGTTCCCGATGATTTGTCGGTAGTTGGTTATGATGATGTACAGTTCTCCAAGTATATTCGACCCTCTTTGACGACCATACGGCAAAATGTCTATGAGATCGGCCGTCAGGCTGGCACCATGTTAATTTCACAATTGGAACACCTTCCGTATAAAAAACCTTTACAGATCCCTGTAAAGCTTGTTGTCAGGAATTCTACTACGGTTAATAAAGAAAACTTGTAATTTTTCGATTTCTTGCTTGCCATTCACCGAGAAAGCGATATAATAATTACTAAGATAGCTTTAACGTTAAAATTTGATTTACCGTAAGGAAAGATTTTATTTTTTGTCGTGTGCTTAAACGTTAAAGCAACGTATTAACATTTAAGCGAAGTGCCAATGCGTACGTTCCATCTTAAACGGCGCAATCAGTTTTCTTGACGAAATTCCCTGTCTATTAACGAGTACGCCGGGAGGTGACATACGGACAATATAGAGATTGAGCGCCATCAACGAAGGAATCATTTTGAAACAGTATTGTAAAGTCTACACATTTCTGGGGGGTAGATGTTTATGAAGCGTTTTTCAAAATCCATGGCAATTGTTGCTTCCTCTGTAAGCGTTATCACTCTTTTGGCGGGGTGCGGCACAAGTGTTTCAAATTCGTCAAACAAGCAAAGCTTTACCGTTTGGGACGTTCAAACCGGCCCGTTACAAACCATTTTTAAAACAGCAACAAACGATTTTAACAAGGCACATCCGGATACGTTTGCAAACTTGCAATTTTACAGCAACGGCGCGTATAAGCAAAAAATTCAAATTGCCATGGGAGCCAACAATTCCCCTGATATCATATATGGCTGGGGCGGCGGCATCCTGAAAACGTATGTAGATGCACATAAAGTTCTGCCTCTGGACGACTTCTTAAAAAAGAATCCACAATACAAAGATAAATTTTTCCCGAGTATTTGGGGGAATGTTACTTTCGGCGGACATATCTACGGAGTTCCTGAGGGCGCCGGCACACAGCCGGAACTGTTGTATTATAACAAATCAATCTTCCAAAAGTATAATATTCCAGTTCCGGCTACTTGGGATCAACTCGTATCCGATGTGAAAACTCTTAAGTCGCACGGTGTTACTCCAATTTCCATCGGTGCTCGCGACGAGTGGCCTGATTTAATGTGGCTGATGTATTTAACGGACAGAATTGGCGGACCGAAGGTGTTTCAAGGCATTCTGAACAAAAACAAGGACGCGTGGGACAACCCGGCTATTTTGCAATCTTTGCAAATGATTCAACAGTTAGTCAAAGCAGGAGCGTTTGAGAAGGGTTACTCTGGTGTGAGTGCAGATGATAATGAGGATCAAGCATTGCTTTATTCAGGGAAAGCGGCGATGCTTTTGCAAGGAACGTGGGTGTTTCCTTCGATTCAGGCGAGCGCTCCGGCCTTCACGAAAAGCGATTTAGCATGGACAGAGTTTCCAAGTGTCAGTCATGGGGTTGGAAATAAAGCCGATTTGATGGGGAACATTTCAAATTATTATTACATATCTTCGAAAAGCAAAAGTGTCAAGGCGGAGGAAGAGTATTTAAAAGACGTGCCATTCAATCAATACGAGGTCAAGCAAGATATTAAAAATGGTGTGATTCCGCCGGTAAAAGGCATTGAAAGCGAATTCGCACATGCGCAAAATTCCCAATTTTTAAAAGATGTATATAACATAGCGGAGAATGCGCCGGTCTTTGTTACCGGTTGGGATCAATTATTGCCGCCGACGGAAGCTCAAGTTTTGTTGAAAAATTTAAGCAGTTTGTTTGAACTTCAAACGACCCCCCAGCAGTTTGTTTCAAATATGAACGCTGCACTTGCAGGCCAATAAACGGTATGAGAATAGG
Above is a window of Fodinisporobacter ferrooxydans DNA encoding:
- a CDS encoding carbon-nitrogen hydrolase family protein, whose product is MKFKIALGQITPVTANSDDNRKKMAHYIQEAANRGAKLIIFPELALTGYNCGDIFFNVAEEIPGESCEFFEEEAKNHEIYIVWGMPERGLDGILYNTAVLVGPEGYIGKWRKHALPGHATDRIGSGAFPDRRFFKRGTQSPVFDTALGRIGLLICYDIFYPELVRLLTLKGCDLIVGISGSPSFERNIFEPIVKARAMENTIWFAYTNLVGTEGDTEYWGGGCLIAPGDRDTKVPGTILAKAPYTGEGITIGEVDLTLTSQFRPLFPVLRDLETEMYRQLLTVHDRIHG
- a CDS encoding HPr family phosphocarrier protein; protein product: MIFSKLQVQVKKQFDVYTVDQLVRIASRFQSDIHLEYNGKQVDAKSIMGIFTLLIAVGSTVVISAMGNDYQQALEAISAYITQPPNA
- a CDS encoding helix-turn-helix domain-containing protein, whose amino-acid sequence is MILLRVAKLIQQNKLNQKQLAQLTGIHPITISKIKRQLKKEQRLEILKDTAVDLNHK
- a CDS encoding DUF4395 domain-containing protein, whose amino-acid sequence is MSKSNFIPRPLVRTNQWFIVISVISAWVSHITWILALPLLAGILGLLFDFNPVMRFAKLFLRKPSSAYIPEDRDQQKFNQMIATICLLVSLVSFEVGWIAIGYVFSVMVALAAFIAILGFCVGCFIRFQWNQYRFRRSQNLH
- a CDS encoding methyl-accepting chemotaxis protein, with amino-acid sequence MRKKLIVLLAFFSILPILFISIYSFSVNNRQIQTDANQISMDNVKAVQSEIDAWINQDFDLLHVLAQNPDIYNYPKDHNNSKNIKTLLVSIAKVHSELEVIAYENLDGKQLFRSDLNKFVNLKDRAYFQQVLKTGKPAVSDIIHAKATGHAAIVLAQPVFDSNNKINGIVTATLDLSSLNQFVKQFSKNQNIAYIVGRDGKILAHPDSSMSGKDLSKTSYIQQALKGTSGTDVIVDNGIKMMIAFTSDPLTGWIICNEKPYSVVMAQNTALERNSFLVVIVTLLLAIGLGYYFSNRITKPIRKLVEILKEVADGNLTLQVAIHNRDEIGQLAQSFNQMTHNLRELIQQVRISAEQVAASSEELLASSEQSTQASEQIASSIQEVALGSGQQASDMEKAAQTVNEMASGVQQIAVSSQTVSTSSIQASEASKKGNEAIRKSLDQMNHIHVTVKDVAKSIKELGDHAQNIGKIVEAITGIASQTNLLALNAAIEAARAGEHGRGFAVVADEVRKLAEESSKSAKQIADYIATIQEGIHQAVQSMEVGTKEVDQGIEVVDLAKQSFEKIEQSIEEVSQQIKETSAATEQLSASTEEIVRVMDQIAGIAESSVGTTQNVSAATEEQLASMEEISASASSLAKMAEGLQELISKFKV
- a CDS encoding LacI family DNA-binding transcriptional regulator; translated protein: MERKPTIKDIAKLAGVTPATVSYVLNGNNRVSEETRKRVLSVVRQLNYRPNMSARALVRNRSYRIGLFIPMSPRAFLDPFFAELLRGLTEVALAYRYVASIIYANGLREVESLHIRELVDGLVITEIKMHDEYIRYFYDKKIPFVSLGRGSHKHFEDYVVADAKKGIREAMKYLYRLGHRRIGMVLGPLGYEYIQERYRFFREVQEELGLSFSSQYIATGANSQEGGKEGARRIMLRSTVKPTAILASTDIMAVGVIEFLQSVGYQVPDDLSVVGYDDVQFSKYIRPSLTTIRQNVYEIGRQAGTMLISQLEHLPYKKPLQIPVKLVVRNSTTVNKENL
- a CDS encoding ABC transporter substrate-binding protein, producing the protein MKRFSKSMAIVASSVSVITLLAGCGTSVSNSSNKQSFTVWDVQTGPLQTIFKTATNDFNKAHPDTFANLQFYSNGAYKQKIQIAMGANNSPDIIYGWGGGILKTYVDAHKVLPLDDFLKKNPQYKDKFFPSIWGNVTFGGHIYGVPEGAGTQPELLYYNKSIFQKYNIPVPATWDQLVSDVKTLKSHGVTPISIGARDEWPDLMWLMYLTDRIGGPKVFQGILNKNKDAWDNPAILQSLQMIQQLVKAGAFEKGYSGVSADDNEDQALLYSGKAAMLLQGTWVFPSIQASAPAFTKSDLAWTEFPSVSHGVGNKADLMGNISNYYYISSKSKSVKAEEEYLKDVPFNQYEVKQDIKNGVIPPVKGIESEFAHAQNSQFLKDVYNIAENAPVFVTGWDQLLPPTEAQVLLKNLSSLFELQTTPQQFVSNMNAALAGQ